In Actinacidiphila yeochonensis CN732, a genomic segment contains:
- a CDS encoding DUF899 family protein, whose amino-acid sequence MTTTPGAASGDLPGRPPVVDLAAWQAARDELLVREKAHTHEGDAIAAARRRLPMVETDGTVEVTGADGPVPFLDLFQGRDELVVYQHMWWDGAPHQGQCEGCTTTAWHVKDAVYLNARGVSFAVLTSGPWEEVAPYVAFMGYTQPWYSVRGVEAPIGGVMGHIACFLREGDRVFLTYSTTGRGNERANGSLGLLDMTPYGRGEAWEDRPEGVPATGDVRDGTPSGGRDACWYWRSDADGAATWGPTSRPVPQWTRPGATPVQTLGRHGHHS is encoded by the coding sequence ATGACGACCACACCCGGCGCCGCGAGCGGCGATCTCCCCGGCAGGCCGCCGGTTGTCGACCTGGCCGCCTGGCAGGCGGCCCGCGACGAGCTGCTGGTCCGCGAGAAGGCCCACACGCACGAGGGAGACGCGATCGCCGCGGCCCGGCGGCGGCTGCCGATGGTCGAGACCGACGGGACGGTCGAGGTCACCGGCGCCGACGGGCCGGTCCCGTTCCTCGACCTGTTCCAGGGGCGCGACGAACTCGTGGTCTACCAGCACATGTGGTGGGACGGCGCGCCGCACCAGGGGCAGTGCGAGGGCTGCACCACCACGGCCTGGCATGTGAAGGACGCCGTCTACCTCAACGCCCGGGGTGTCTCCTTCGCCGTCCTGACCTCGGGCCCCTGGGAGGAGGTGGCGCCCTACGTCGCGTTCATGGGCTACACGCAGCCCTGGTACTCGGTGCGGGGCGTGGAGGCGCCGATCGGCGGGGTGATGGGGCACATCGCCTGTTTCCTGCGCGAGGGCGACCGGGTCTTCCTCACCTACTCCACGACGGGCCGCGGCAACGAACGGGCCAACGGGTCACTCGGTCTGCTCGACATGACGCCCTACGGCAGGGGTGAGGCGTGGGAGGACCGACCCGAGGGTGTGCCCGCGACCGGCGACGTGCGCGACGGGACCCCGTCCGGGGGCCGCGACGCCTGCTGGTACTGGCGCTCGGACGCCGACGGCGCCGCCACCTGGGGCCCGACCAGCCGGCCCGTGCCGCAGTGGACCCGCCCCGGCGCGACCCCGGTGCAGACCCTCGGCCGCCACGGGCACCACTCCTGA
- a CDS encoding DedA family protein gives MNSITDWLDHSSGPTVYAVVAALVFCEDALFFGFVLPGETAVVLGGVVASRGGVDIVWLCVTVVLAAIAGDSVGYEVGRKFGPRILETRALSRHQERIGRAQELIRRRGPAAVFLGRFIAFFRALMPALAGISRMPYRVFLLFNALGGLVWGVGFTLLGYFAGDAYKRVEKTAGTAVAIVVAVVVVAAFVFWQIRRHRNSSDSE, from the coding sequence ATGAACTCCATCACGGACTGGCTCGACCACTCCTCGGGGCCGACCGTCTACGCGGTCGTCGCCGCCCTCGTCTTCTGCGAGGACGCGCTCTTCTTCGGGTTCGTGCTGCCGGGCGAGACCGCTGTCGTGCTCGGCGGTGTGGTGGCCAGCCGCGGCGGCGTCGACATCGTCTGGCTGTGCGTGACGGTGGTGCTCGCCGCGATCGCCGGCGACAGCGTCGGCTACGAGGTCGGCCGGAAGTTCGGCCCGCGCATCCTGGAGACCAGAGCGCTCAGCCGCCACCAGGAGCGCATCGGCCGCGCCCAGGAGCTGATCCGCCGCCGCGGGCCGGCCGCCGTCTTCCTCGGCCGCTTCATCGCCTTCTTCCGCGCCCTCATGCCCGCTCTGGCCGGCATCTCCCGCATGCCGTACCGCGTCTTCCTGCTCTTCAACGCCCTCGGCGGGCTGGTGTGGGGCGTCGGCTTCACCCTGCTGGGCTACTTCGCCGGAGACGCCTACAAGCGGGTGGAGAAGACCGCGGGCACCGCCGTCGCCATCGTCGTGGCCGTCGTGGTCGTCGCCGCCTTCGTCTTCTGGCAGATCCGCCGCCACCGCAACTCCTCCGACTCGGAGTGA
- a CDS encoding MarR family winged helix-turn-helix transcriptional regulator, whose product MAAALPDLSDDERDAEAMVGALLTASRLLVAVSTRSLAEVAATLTLPQFRMLVALYTRGSLNLSQLADELDVQPSTALRMIDRLVAAGMVARGSEPADRRASVIALTERGRDTVLRATERRRAELTRIVARMPAAQRRGFVRVLRAFTDAGSEPQARPTPGERLGW is encoded by the coding sequence ATGGCCGCCGCACTCCCCGACCTGTCCGACGACGAACGCGACGCCGAGGCGATGGTGGGCGCGCTGCTCACCGCCTCGCGGCTGCTCGTCGCCGTCTCCACGCGCTCGCTGGCCGAGGTGGCGGCGACGCTCACCCTGCCGCAGTTCCGCATGCTCGTCGCCCTGTACACCCGGGGCTCGCTGAACCTGTCGCAACTCGCCGACGAGTTGGACGTGCAGCCGTCCACGGCGCTGCGCATGATCGACCGGCTGGTGGCGGCCGGCATGGTCGCCAGGGGCTCCGAGCCCGCCGACCGCCGGGCGAGCGTCATCGCGCTGACCGAGCGCGGACGTGACACCGTCCTCCGGGCGACCGAGCGGCGCCGAGCCGAGCTCACCCGCATCGTGGCCCGGATGCCCGCGGCCCAGCGGCGCGGGTTCGTCCGCGTGCTGCGCGCCTTCACGGACGCCGGGTCCGAGCCGCAGGCCCGGCCCACCCCGGGCGAACGCCTGGGCTGGTAA
- a CDS encoding PRC-barrel domain-containing protein has protein sequence MIRPADLREWRDREVVDEHDRRIGVLEAVYVDTATDLPSMATVRTGLPTRHRLVFVPVAEAVVGPDYVRVPYDRSLVKSAPSIGTDDVLPVEDEEAVFQHYGLRYRPGPDGGRQLARR, from the coding sequence ATGATCCGACCCGCTGATCTGCGGGAGTGGCGCGACCGCGAGGTGGTCGACGAACACGACCGCAGGATCGGTGTCCTGGAAGCCGTCTACGTGGACACGGCGACGGATCTGCCGTCGATGGCCACGGTCCGCACCGGACTGCCCACCCGGCACCGGCTGGTGTTCGTGCCGGTCGCCGAGGCGGTCGTCGGGCCGGACTACGTACGGGTCCCTTACGACAGGTCGCTGGTGAAGTCGGCCCCCTCGATCGGGACGGACGACGTCCTGCCGGTCGAGGACGAGGAGGCGGTCTTCCAGCACTACGGCCTACGCTACAGACCCGGGCCCGACGGCGGACGCCAACTCGCCCGCCGCTGA
- a CDS encoding GH25 family lysozyme — MSVHGVDVASYQPTDFATSGQDFAFVKATEGTSYVNPHHAGQAAHARAAGLVVGHYHFARPGSAAEQAAYFLKHAAAKAGDLLALDWEDADVSGSAKDTLLRQIQHEAAGHRVLLYCNREFWLQYDKTSFCGDGLWIADPSASAGHPRVEHSWTLHQYGESGGLDRNLGAFASKAALTSWAAKKPASDGTPHYVPFPGSDWFTAGRRSPVVAAMHSRLVAVGCDHYHSSSNKDVIGSGDVASYEAWQRKYSTQHDKGWTGAALKWPPGKESWDALHVPES, encoded by the coding sequence ATGTCCGTCCACGGGGTCGACGTCGCCTCGTACCAGCCCACCGACTTCGCCACCTCCGGCCAGGACTTCGCCTTCGTCAAGGCCACCGAGGGCACCAGCTACGTCAACCCCCACCACGCCGGGCAGGCCGCGCACGCGCGAGCCGCGGGCCTGGTCGTCGGGCACTACCACTTCGCACGGCCCGGCTCGGCGGCGGAGCAGGCGGCGTACTTCCTCAAGCACGCCGCCGCGAAGGCCGGCGACCTGCTCGCCCTGGACTGGGAGGACGCCGACGTGTCCGGCTCCGCCAAGGACACGCTGCTGCGGCAGATCCAGCACGAGGCAGCCGGCCACCGCGTCCTGCTCTACTGCAACCGCGAGTTCTGGCTTCAGTACGACAAGACGAGTTTCTGCGGCGACGGCCTGTGGATCGCCGACCCCTCGGCCTCCGCCGGGCACCCCCGCGTCGAACACTCCTGGACCCTCCACCAGTACGGCGAGAGCGGCGGCCTGGACCGCAACCTCGGCGCCTTCGCGTCCAAGGCCGCGCTGACCTCCTGGGCGGCGAAGAAACCGGCCTCCGACGGCACCCCGCACTACGTGCCGTTCCCCGGCTCGGACTGGTTCACCGCCGGACGTCGCTCGCCCGTGGTCGCCGCGATGCACAGCCGGCTGGTCGCCGTCGGCTGCGACCACTACCACTCCAGCAGCAACAAGGACGTCATCGGCTCCGGGGACGTCGCCTCCTACGAGGCATGGCAGCGCAAGTACAGCACCCAGCACGACAAGGGCTGGACCGGTGCCGCGCTGAAGTGGCCGCCGGGAAAGGAGAGCTGGGACGCCCTGCACGTCCCCGAGAGCTGA
- a CDS encoding DUF4232 domain-containing protein, with the protein MTDLRMTLGAGDPGAGNIYYPLTFTNTSSRPCVLDGFPGVSLIRGDGSTIGRAAGRQGGSQGTVTLSPGASVQADLHTLNQGVKGDECWRRPTFIKVYPPGSKDSMTLATSSPQVCGDTFTVGSVHSAH; encoded by the coding sequence GTGACGGACCTGAGGATGACGCTGGGCGCCGGCGACCCCGGCGCCGGCAACATCTACTACCCGCTGACCTTCACCAACACCTCCAGCCGCCCGTGCGTGCTCGACGGCTTCCCCGGCGTGTCCCTCATCCGCGGCGACGGCAGCACCATCGGCCGGGCCGCGGGCCGCCAGGGCGGGTCCCAGGGCACGGTGACGCTGAGTCCGGGCGCGTCCGTCCAGGCCGACCTGCACACCCTCAACCAGGGGGTGAAGGGCGACGAGTGCTGGCGCAGGCCCACCTTCATCAAGGTCTACCCGCCCGGTTCGAAGGACTCGATGACCCTGGCCACCTCCAGCCCGCAGGTGTGCGGCGACACCTTCACCGTGGGCTCCGTCCACTCCGCTCACTAG
- a CDS encoding cellulose binding domain-containing protein, with amino-acid sequence MFVHRHPAAGRLRRRLAAGTAAAALGAALLAGGGRAAAADPAPAPVDVTVNANEGFGTIPSTAYGLNSAVWDSQMNVPQVQDLITSADVGMLRYPGGSYGDSYHWEDNTAPGGYVAPGTDFDSFMGTVQKVGAQPILIANYGSGTPQEAADWVRYANVTKGYGAKYWEIGNELYGNGHYGSGWETDDHADTSPTAYATNLADYATAMKAVDPSIKIGAVLTLPGNWPDGAMASGESADWNHTVIPLVAKHADFVIVHWYPGGSDAAGMLTTPTQLAGELAQLKDQLVQGGAGNLPVAMTELNSNVDEDTQPDALFGADATLTALQSGVFTVDWWDTHNGPTTISTAPDGATDYQDYGILSSGTCVGSVCEPALNTPFPTYYAIQMLSRLGRPGDQLVGAATDNALVAAHAVRRADGDLSVLLINKDPKNAQQVAFHYNGYTPATTSAQVDSYLDQASSITTTTTADTTSATLPPYSLTTLTLHPATGSQSALSAPGTPTVTASDDTSATVSWTPSSGGTADRYEVYRQNGITSELLAGTTGSSVTVHNLTPGTTYTWNVLARDSAGRLSRPSAPVTVRTSTPQQSGCRVSYKLTGGWGNGFNADVNVTDTGPNPITGWTLAFSFPAGADEKVTGFWNANVTQSGQTVVATPVDWNGTLAANGGNSADFGFTGSNNGAYPSPTVFTLNGTVCTTT; translated from the coding sequence GTGTTCGTCCACAGACATCCGGCCGCCGGGCGGCTGCGGCGGCGGCTGGCCGCCGGTACCGCGGCGGCCGCGCTCGGCGCCGCCCTGCTCGCGGGCGGCGGCAGGGCCGCCGCGGCCGACCCGGCGCCGGCTCCGGTCGACGTGACCGTCAACGCGAACGAGGGCTTCGGCACCATCCCCAGCACCGCCTACGGCCTCAACAGCGCCGTGTGGGACTCCCAGATGAACGTCCCCCAGGTGCAGGACCTGATCACGTCGGCCGACGTGGGCATGCTGCGCTACCCCGGCGGGAGCTACGGCGACAGCTACCACTGGGAGGACAACACCGCGCCGGGCGGGTACGTGGCGCCCGGAACCGACTTCGACTCGTTCATGGGCACCGTCCAGAAGGTCGGCGCGCAGCCGATCCTGATCGCCAACTACGGCTCCGGCACGCCCCAGGAGGCGGCGGACTGGGTGCGCTACGCCAACGTCACCAAGGGGTACGGGGCGAAGTACTGGGAGATCGGCAACGAGCTCTACGGCAACGGCCACTACGGCTCGGGCTGGGAGACCGACGACCACGCCGACACCTCCCCCACCGCCTACGCGACCAACCTCGCCGACTACGCCACCGCCATGAAGGCGGTCGACCCCAGCATCAAGATCGGCGCGGTGCTGACGCTGCCGGGCAACTGGCCGGACGGCGCGATGGCCTCGGGCGAGAGCGCGGACTGGAACCACACGGTCATCCCGCTCGTGGCCAAGCACGCCGACTTCGTGATCGTCCACTGGTACCCGGGCGGCTCGGACGCCGCCGGGATGCTGACCACCCCGACCCAGCTCGCCGGTGAACTCGCGCAATTGAAGGACCAGTTGGTGCAGGGCGGGGCCGGGAACCTGCCGGTCGCGATGACCGAGCTGAACTCCAACGTGGACGAGGACACCCAGCCGGACGCCCTGTTCGGCGCGGACGCCACCCTGACGGCACTGCAGAGCGGGGTGTTCACCGTCGACTGGTGGGACACGCACAACGGCCCGACCACGATCAGCACCGCGCCCGACGGCGCCACCGACTACCAGGACTACGGCATCCTCTCCAGCGGCACCTGCGTCGGCAGCGTCTGCGAGCCCGCGCTCAACACGCCGTTCCCCACGTACTACGCGATCCAGATGCTCAGCAGGCTCGGCCGCCCGGGCGACCAACTGGTCGGCGCGGCAACGGACAACGCGCTGGTGGCCGCGCACGCGGTGCGGCGGGCCGACGGCGACCTGAGCGTGCTGCTGATCAACAAGGACCCGAAGAACGCCCAGCAGGTGGCGTTCCACTACAACGGCTACACCCCCGCCACCACCTCCGCCCAGGTCGACTCCTACCTGGACCAGGCGTCCTCGATCACCACCACGACCACGGCCGACACCACCTCCGCGACGCTGCCGCCGTACTCGCTGACCACGCTGACCCTGCACCCGGCGACCGGCTCGCAGTCGGCGCTGTCGGCGCCCGGCACACCCACCGTGACGGCGTCCGACGACACGTCCGCCACCGTCTCGTGGACGCCCTCCTCCGGCGGTACGGCCGACCGGTACGAGGTGTACCGGCAGAACGGCATCACAAGTGAGCTGCTGGCCGGCACCACCGGCTCCTCGGTGACGGTGCACAACCTGACGCCCGGCACCACCTACACGTGGAACGTGCTGGCCCGGGACTCCGCAGGACGGCTCTCGCGCCCCTCGGCCCCGGTCACGGTGCGCACCAGTACCCCGCAGCAGTCCGGCTGCCGGGTGTCGTACAAGCTCACCGGCGGCTGGGGCAACGGCTTCAACGCCGACGTGAACGTCACCGACACCGGCCCGAACCCGATCACCGGCTGGACGCTGGCGTTCTCCTTCCCGGCGGGCGCCGACGAGAAGGTGACCGGGTTCTGGAACGCGAACGTCACCCAGAGCGGCCAGACCGTGGTGGCCACCCCGGTGGACTGGAACGGCACCCTGGCCGCGAACGGCGGCAACTCAGCGGACTTCGGCTTCACCGGCTCCAACAACGGCGCCTACCCGTCGCCGACCGTCTTCACCCTGAACGGCACGGTCTGCACGACCACCTGA
- a CDS encoding DUF4184 family protein, translating to MPFTLSHPAAVLPFLRAGRARGPWIGSALAAGSIAPDVPFFADSLVRGTYGFGRVTHSVWGVPTVDVAIAAALAAAWHGLLREPLTALLPGRWADAADALTAPAGRPFDARAAGWFAVSAAVGAATHVGWDAFTHGGRLGERLLPVLGATVHGMPLYSLLQYGCSAAALGLLGWYVPHALRRADPAGSKGRTVGATSGERAATNRIGKSHDGMSGGVEPEDGAGEGVGREPWGAAGGRTPRRRTRLSGRGRAAVAALVAAAAVAGAAQRVAGWTTGPLSRARPLDLVPLVAFGGGAGTAVGLGCYAVAVRLRDACRPSEQAG from the coding sequence GTGCCGTTCACGCTGAGCCACCCCGCCGCCGTCCTGCCGTTCCTGCGGGCGGGGCGGGCCCGAGGACCCTGGATCGGGTCCGCGCTGGCGGCCGGGTCGATCGCGCCGGACGTGCCGTTCTTCGCCGACTCGCTGGTGCGCGGCACCTACGGGTTCGGGCGGGTGACGCACAGCGTGTGGGGGGTGCCCACGGTGGACGTGGCGATCGCCGCGGCCCTCGCGGCCGCCTGGCACGGGCTGCTGCGCGAACCGCTGACGGCGCTGCTCCCGGGGCGGTGGGCCGACGCCGCCGACGCGCTGACCGCCCCGGCCGGGCGCCCCTTCGACGCCCGAGCGGCCGGCTGGTTCGCCGTCTCGGCCGCGGTGGGCGCCGCGACCCACGTGGGGTGGGACGCGTTCACCCACGGCGGCCGGCTGGGCGAACGGCTGCTGCCGGTACTCGGGGCCACCGTGCACGGGATGCCGCTCTACTCCCTGCTCCAGTACGGCTGCTCCGCCGCGGCCCTCGGCCTGCTCGGCTGGTACGTGCCGCACGCGCTGCGGAGGGCGGACCCGGCGGGGTCGAAGGGTCGTACGGTCGGCGCGACATCGGGGGAGCGGGCCGCAACGAACCGGATTGGAAAGTCACATGACGGCATGTCAGGTGGTGTGGAACCCGAGGACGGCGCGGGCGAGGGTGTCGGGCGGGAGCCCTGGGGCGCGGCGGGCGGGCGGACGCCCCGCCGCAGGACGCGGCTGTCCGGGCGCGGGCGGGCCGCGGTCGCCGCGCTGGTGGCCGCCGCGGCGGTGGCGGGCGCCGCACAGCGCGTGGCCGGGTGGACCACCGGCCCGCTCTCCCGGGCCCGCCCTCTGGACCTCGTGCCCCTGGTGGCGTTCGGCGGCGGAGCGGGAACGGCGGTCGGCCTGGGCTGTTACGCCGTCGCCGTCCGGCTGCGCGACGCCTGCCGGCCATCGGAACAGGCTGGGTGA
- a CDS encoding 3-keto-5-aminohexanoate cleavage protein: MLQVCLNGARTQHACPVLPVTPQQLGDAAAAAVAAGARSIHIHPKNADGADTLAAVHVDAAVAAVRASAPGVPIGVTTGAWTEADPERRAALVRSWSVLPDHASVNWHEEGAELVADALLEARIGVEAGLFSGTGAPERLRAWPRARRVLRVMAEVVAEDAEAAVAAAEDLLVRIEALDLRPAGRGPVLLHGQERGTWPVLALAADRGLDTRIGLEDTLLLPDGSPAPDNAALVEAARAVLTGASRR; the protein is encoded by the coding sequence ATGCTCCAGGTCTGCCTGAACGGCGCGAGAACACAACACGCGTGCCCGGTGCTGCCGGTGACCCCGCAGCAGCTCGGCGACGCGGCAGCGGCGGCCGTCGCCGCCGGTGCCCGCTCCATCCACATCCATCCCAAAAACGCGGACGGCGCCGACACGTTGGCGGCCGTCCACGTCGACGCCGCCGTCGCCGCGGTGCGCGCGTCGGCCCCGGGGGTCCCGATCGGCGTGACGACGGGCGCCTGGACGGAAGCCGACCCCGAACGCCGGGCGGCGCTGGTGCGCTCGTGGTCGGTGCTGCCCGACCACGCGTCGGTGAACTGGCACGAGGAGGGCGCCGAGTTGGTGGCCGACGCGCTGCTGGAGGCCCGGATCGGGGTGGAGGCCGGGCTGTTCTCCGGGACCGGCGCTCCCGAACGGCTCCGGGCGTGGCCGCGGGCCCGCCGTGTGCTGCGGGTCATGGCCGAGGTGGTCGCGGAGGACGCCGAGGCGGCCGTCGCGGCGGCCGAGGACCTGCTCGTGCGGATCGAGGCGCTGGATCTGAGGCCGGCGGGGCGCGGCCCGGTGCTGCTGCACGGCCAGGAGCGCGGCACGTGGCCGGTGCTGGCGCTGGCCGCCGATCGCGGCCTGGACACCCGGATCGGCCTGGAGGACACCCTGCTGCTCCCGGACGGCTCGCCGGCCCCGGACAACGCGGCGCTGGTCGAGGCGGCCCGCGCGGTGCTGACGGGCGCGAGCCGCCGCTGA